The bacterium genome has a segment encoding these proteins:
- a CDS encoding uracil-DNA glycosylase — protein MPNTAQSIYNFNKANENLRYKTLQEVDNVCKHCYKCDLSKTRTNVVFGEGIFSSKIMLIGEGPGQQEDETGRPFIGKAGKFLDKLLESQEISREKNIYICNIVKCRPPENRVPSDKEIKACREYLDAQIQLMRPEIIILCGSTAVKAMLNIKSGITKIRGQWFDGAFGSKMMPLLHPSYLLRNQSKAVGSPQWLTLQDIQEIRKVLDSLNS, from the coding sequence ATGCCAAACACCGCGCAGAGCATATATAATTTTAACAAAGCAAATGAAAATTTAAGATACAAAACACTTCAGGAAGTCGATAATGTCTGTAAACATTGCTATAAATGCGATTTGTCCAAAACGAGAACAAATGTTGTTTTCGGAGAGGGTATTTTTTCTTCAAAAATAATGCTTATCGGTGAAGGACCCGGTCAACAGGAAGATGAAACCGGCAGACCTTTTATAGGCAAAGCAGGCAAATTTCTTGACAAACTTCTTGAATCTCAAGAGATTTCACGAGAAAAAAATATTTATATCTGCAATATTGTAAAATGCAGACCTCCCGAAAACAGAGTTCCTTCTGACAAAGAAATAAAGGCATGTCGTGAATATCTTGATGCCCAGATTCAGCTTATGAGACCGGAGATTATTATTCTTTGCGGATCAACTGCCGTTAAAGCAATGTTAAATATTAAATCAGGCATAACAAAAATAAGGGGGCAATGGTTTGATGGAGCATTCGGCTCAAAAATGATGCCTTTGCTGCATCCTTCTTATTTATTACGCAATCAATCAAAAGCTGTCGGCTCTCCGCAATGGCTAACCTTACAAGATATTCAGGAAATAAGAAAGGTCCTTGATTCTTTAAACAGTTAA
- a CDS encoding flagellar assembly protein FliW — protein sequence MKINTSRFGDVEVDDSLIFNFIEPILGYEHLSKFILLDHTPDSPFKWLQSVEDADVAFPITFPALFGIEYQFVIPEEKAKKLELTDAENLLSFNITCVPQGNPQNATVNLVGPIVVNMVNKKSMQLVLTNVSFSTKHKLFNQPLPKADKPENVLS from the coding sequence ATGAAAATAAATACAAGCAGATTTGGCGATGTAGAAGTTGATGACAGTTTAATTTTTAACTTTATAGAACCTATTTTAGGTTACGAACATTTATCTAAATTTATTCTTCTTGATCACACACCTGATTCCCCTTTTAAATGGCTTCAATCGGTAGAAGATGCCGATGTCGCTTTTCCTATAACATTCCCTGCTTTATTTGGTATTGAATATCAATTTGTTATTCCTGAAGAAAAAGCAAAAAAGCTTGAACTTACGGATGCTGAAAATCTTTTATCTTTTAATATAACTTGTGTTCCGCAGGGAAATCCTCAGAACGCCACAGTTAACCTTGTAGGGCCCATCGTAGTAAATATGGTTAATAAAAAAAGCATGCAGCTTGTTTTGACAAATGTAAGTTTTTCCACAAAACACAAATTATTTAACCAGCCGCTGCCAAAAGCAGACAAACCGGAAAATGTGCTTAGTTAA
- a CDS encoding type II toxin-antitoxin system PemK/MazF family toxin, with protein sequence MKRMKRGEIWLVNLDPIIGREQAGTRPALIISTDGFNESGLELLIVCPLTSKHKGFPTHVDIKAGDSGLTMDSHIKVEDVKSISVKRFMKKIGKVDTKIMNKVEDILKKIFKI encoded by the coding sequence ATGAAAAGAATGAAACGTGGTGAAATATGGCTGGTTAATTTAGACCCTATAATCGGAAGAGAGCAGGCAGGTACAAGACCCGCATTGATTATATCTACAGACGGATTTAATGAAAGTGGTTTAGAATTATTGATTGTATGTCCCCTTACAAGTAAACATAAAGGATTCCCGACACACGTTGATATAAAAGCAGGTGATAGCGGCTTGACAATGGACAGTCATATTAAAGTTGAAGATGTTAAGTCAATTTCAGTTAAAAGATTTATGAAAAAAATAGGGAAAGTTGATACTAAAATAATGAACAAGGTAGAAGATATTTTGAAAAAAATCTTTAAAATATAG
- the csrA gene encoding carbon storage regulator CsrA, translating to MLVLTRKKGQKLIISDNIEITILETRGDTVKIGINAPKHVSVFREEIYEEIKKANEQSIKEVSLPEFSNNINIDESKKDFASDYLNKLQSVSTKINKPSK from the coding sequence ATGCTTGTTTTAACTAGAAAAAAGGGTCAAAAATTAATTATAAGCGACAATATAGAAATAACTATTTTAGAAACACGTGGAGATACTGTAAAAATAGGCATTAATGCCCCAAAACACGTTTCTGTATTTAGAGAAGAAATTTATGAAGAAATTAAAAAAGCAAATGAACAGTCAATTAAAGAAGTTTCATTGCCTGAGTTCAGTAATAATATCAATATTGATGAGTCAAAAAAAGATTTTGCTTCAGATTATTTAAATAAACTTCAGTCTGTTTCAACTAAAATAAACAAACCTTCCAAATAA